Within Lolium rigidum isolate FL_2022 chromosome 5, APGP_CSIRO_Lrig_0.1, whole genome shotgun sequence, the genomic segment TCCAATAAGAGGAGAATCTGCCTTGTAGTTTAGTGGGTTCAGGGATCAGGAAACTGCCTTCTCTTCCCATATGTCTTCATGCTATCGTGTTACATAAAGAAGAAAGTAATCAACACATGGATCAATAAACTGCATCGAATAAAAATCTTCTTCAGTAAAAACAAGACGTGAGATCTAGATAAGCTGTGGCCACCGTACATCAGAAGAGTGCAAGGAAGTAGAAAAATATCTCGATAACAGAAATAAAAATCTTTGTAAGCCTACGTACCTTGGGGAAAGAGTGACTCAACTCTGCAGTTAGGATGGAGGGATTCCGAGTATGTCCTCCATCTTAAGGCACAAAGCAACCTCCACGTACTCTATTTTTGCAATGGCCTCTTTGCCACCAATTGACTCAAGGTTTGGACAATGTATAATAGTTAATCTCTTCAGTGATAGGAGATTACTCTGCCAAACGTTGCCTGGAATGGACCTTATACCCTGGCAATCATGAATACCCAGTGAAACAAGGAACGCTAAGTTTTGCAAGCAGCTGGGAAACACTATGGAGATATCCCCACAATCATTGAAGGAGAGTTCCTGGAGGGATGATGGTAACACCAATCCCCTCTGCCAGTTCACTTGGCGGCACCGCttaacttcaaacaccttgagagaatGAAAACTCCCGAACCTTTCACTGGGTAGAGACAGTAACTCAGGGCATTCAGAAATAGTAATTTTCTCAACAGCAGGTAGATCTGCAGTTAGGAAGCCATCAAGGGTTGGCAGTTTTACACAACCGGAGACGGTGATGGAAACAAGTGATGGGAATACTCCGATGCCGCCAGTTCTAATTGATGTAAGATATCTGCAGTCTGAAATGCACAACTCCTCTAGACATGCACTCAATGTGATGGTGTCACAGTCACCAGAGAATGAAAAGTAGGTGAGCGAGCAGCAGTCCATGTTGTGTGCAAGATTCCCAGAATTAAACACCTCGAGGCTCTTGAGATAGGGCGCCACCAAACGCTGGGAGCAGATATTCAAACAATTAACCACCTCCAATTCTTCAAGGTAAAACCAGCTAACTGGTAATGATACTAAACCCGTGcagccatgaaattttattttcctgATGGCTGGTACTGAAGCTGGATCCAGAAAATACTCGAGGCTTATATTTCCGCATCTGGAAATGGTTAAGTCTCTCAAGGAGGACAAAGTACCATTGATGGAATCATGGCTATCAAGTGTCTCATTCAGATTTATGTTCTGTGAAACCCTGGAAAATGACAGAGCTGAGTTCTTGAGCCTGCCACAATTTTCAAAGCTCAACGTTGCTAACCTGGGGAAATTCTGTGGCTGGAACCAGCTTGGAAGAGAGACACCTGGATAACTTGAAATAAACAGATGTTCTAGACTGGTAGAAGGTTGCAGTACTTCAAACACCTCTGTCCCACTGTGAGTCGGCAAAATCGAGGtcgttgaggaagaccaatccagATGGAGAGTGTGGAGACATTTCTTATTCTTCAGTTTGGCTTCTGCTGCCTCCTCCTTGCTTATAGCACCAAGGTTATGTATTCTCAGTTTACGATACTGGTTCATATTCTTTATCAATCTAATACCTTGTCCTTTCCCATCAACTGCATCAAGCTCTAGTTCACCCATTGGATATTGAATCCCTCTTGATTCAAATCTCTGTAAATTGATCAACTTATTGAAGTCATTGGGAAAACTTTTTATTGTGCACTTCTCAGCATATACTCTCTGCAAATTATAGAGGCGACAAAATTCTGAAGGAAGGCTGCTCAAATGACATGTTCTGGTGATCTCAAGGTACCGAAGATGCTTTAGGTTGCCAACACTATCTGGTAACTTATTTATGGAGACACAAAGAAGCACACGGATACGCTTGAGTTCACCAAACCATCTGTCAATTACAAAATCTACACTATCCTTTTTCacataaaacttgcaaagtatggtACGAAGCTTTGTGTGCTTGCATAGGCTCACCAAGTGGGAAATGTCAAAGTCTTTATTAGGGAGTACATACAGATGACGTATATTCTGAGGAACATTTTTGAAGTCACCCACACTTTTTATGATGAAGCAGTCATGAACTGAAACTAGTTGTGCCATGTCATGTAGCAAGTCATGAATTACATACGAACCAGCGACTTTTTGAAAGAAAGACCGGTTGAAAAGGTCTTGAAAGTACTGAGAGGCAATATCTATAAGTGGGGTGTCACCTTGAGGTTCCACAAAGCCTTCTGCTGCCCAGATTTCAGCCAAACGATCCTTTTCAAATTTGTGATCTTTCGGGTACACAGAACAGAATGAGAAGCATCTTTTCAAATGGAATGGCAAATACATGTAGCTCAACCGAAGTGCTGGCAAAATATCGGTCTCCTTTTGTTTCAACTCCCAGAGTTCACTCTCTAGTATATTTTTCCAGTGTGATGTATCAAGGTTCATTCTTAGCAGTCGTCCAAGAGTTATGGCGGCCAAAGGAGAACCCTTTAACTTAGAAAGTATGCTTCTACCAATCCGCTCTAAATCAGGACTACTGTTAGAAGTCTTAGACCCAAAAGCACAGAGTTTTAAGAAATCCCAAAGTACACCATCTGTCAAACCATCTAACAGGAACGGCTCCATTGTGCGCACTCCATCAGCAACTTCTGGAGATCTTGTGGTAACAAGCATCATACTTCCATGTACGACATTTCTGAAAGGTGCACAAAACTTCTCCCAGCGCTGCCCATTTTCCTTCAAGGCATCATCCCACACGTCATCAACTACAATCAAGAACCTTTTATTGCTCAAATTCTCAAAAAGAGCATGCTGAAGAGAATCTAAATGATCAACATTTGCCTGTTTTCCGGTTGATGATTGTATGACATCGTTTGTTAATCTCTTTACATCAAAGTCATCTGCACAAATCCAAATTATCAAATCAAAGTAAGACTTCACTTGTCGATGATTGCATATATGTTGGGCCAAAGTGGTTTTCCCAATGCCCCCCATCCCTACTATTGGCAAAACAGGAATAGCTTGTACTCTTGATTCATTACTAACTTGGTTGCTTGCTGGTGTGCTTGTTGAACCATTGGCTGTGGTACTTGCCCTCTTACGTTTTGGGTGGGCCCTTCTGTTATTTTGAGGTATACCGAGCAATCCCATTACCTGCTTCAGATCCCTATCACGACCAAACATTTCTTTACTTGTTGAAGATATAGTATCTGGCCTGACCGATTTGTCAAACCCTGGTGTGACTTCATGCAACCCGGGAATCTGATTGAGCCTACAAGAAATGTCATTCAGCCTCTCTTGGATATCATTCACTTTGTTGAAGCTTCCTTGAATTGTGGTTTTATAGAAGTCAGCAAAAGCAGAGTGAGTTGTGTTACCCTGCCCTGTCACATTCAGCTCGTGCCATCTGAACTCATCAAGAATGTCATCAGCATCATACACAGCATCTTTGAGTATAGGAAGGAGCTCAGCCACACAGTTTGTGTGACTCCTCCACTCTGCTCGGTCGATAAGGCCATACATTGCAGGAAGAGTATCCCTGAGACGTTGTAGGCTTCTTTGCAAATGCGACACTTCATCTTGAATATTTTTCTCCTGCGTTGCAGACAACCGGGAGCGCAGAGATGAGATAGAAGATGCAGCCCACTGAAAAAGGTTGACGCATTCATTGATGCCACTAATTAACCCAATGGCCCTTGATATGCTCATGGCGAATGGAGTGCAAAGATTGATTTCTTCCCTCCTGTGGACAAACAATGGATTCATTCAGGAATCTACAACCATTTACTTTGTTCGTAGTAATACAAAAGTTATAACAATAGGACAAGCCAAAAGTTGTGGTAACTATCTTCTCCAAATATTTTCAATAAATCTAATAATTTGTTTGATACAAATGAGTTTTACAAAGGAGCCTGACCTTGAACTAGCTTTTTTGCAACACAAACCACTATCTTTATTTTCCTTTAGCAATAGTATTTAACTATATGTACATATATTAAAGTCACAGGGCTTCGCCGATCAGTCACCCCTCTGGTTACTGTTCATACGTCTATGAACATTAACGATCATAAACAGTACCGCCGTCTCCAGTAACTTAAAAACTTCAGAATAATTTGCTGGACCGTTCCTCGTCAATTCATAAGAGTCAAACGGGTGGGCAGGAACGGGAATGAGTAGACTACTTGAAAAAATCGGGAGAATAAAGAAGTCTTGCACAAGGGCCTCTTTCCATGCTTTGAAATCCAAGACTATAGGAAAAAAAGAATAGGTAAGTTGTTCATGAAGTGCTATACCGAAATCATCGTTTAACTACTCCGCAAGGGTATCACCCGATCGGCCGGATTCCAAATTCTCTGCTCGGCttcgtataacccgcccaccccataaaattccggcgggatacggggcaggtGCGATTTggggcgtctagcaggccccgtattcgggccggcccgtttcggcggaatacggggcccaggaaatcggtccCGTCGCCCCGTACTTATATTGGGCGCAGgatcgagtgaggggttaacccctcactcgcaaccctagctccgccgtgcgccgccgcctccgtagttagctccggcgagcaatccgtAAGTACCTACCTCCACATTTCACCCCAGCTTCGCCATGGACGCacgccgccgcagtaccgcctcgccggcgagcggatcgaagcgatcccgctcgctggacaacgtggaggacgcgtggcggcgccaatgcaagagatccgccgccgggagctgGCGTGCGGCTCTGCGAGTACGCCGGCGCCGCGTACGTCCCGCCGAAGCTCGTTGACTTCGCGGCGGGCGGGCGCTGGTACAACCaggatccgccgatgaagccgatgagcggccccaagttcgacgagtggcgcgccgagtgggagcgccgCCGCTGGGCGAAGGAGGCTTGGAACGCGAGCAGCGGGAGCACCAGCGCtggaggagctccgctcgccggcgaggaggaggaggcccccgaCTTGTTGAAGGCGCTACGACAGttcctcaaggacgacgccgagaggaagagggcggaggaggaagaggtggcggcggccatcgccgccgtgaaggagacgcagttgcgggaggcggaggcggactcgtacctagtcgacctccccgagtagaagtcgcgatccatttaGGATCGCGCATTTTGGATGTAGAAGcgttgatccgtatgtatgatcgacgaactatAAATATGAAAGTTTTCCGGGGTTTTAAATTTACGAATTTACGgggtgaaatacggggtctgctagacggaacggTGTATCTACTAGCACTTttttttatacggggcgaaataatCGCGAtatacggggcagaaaagtaagaggcgtgttagacatgctctaagtaaTATATAACGATAATCCTAGACATACGGACAAACTGGGTTACGGAAGGATTACGGACCAACGTGGGCTATTTTGGTTGGTTTGAGTTTGATCCCCTCCTGAAAAATCGGGCCAGATTTTTTATTCTCACTGTTGGTTTGTGAGTCCGTAAGCCTTTTCCGTAAAATATTTttgtaggtgtagcattactctATTGGAAATATTCAAAATCTGCAAAGAGAACAAGCTACAGATGGACCCGTGCTGGCGCAAGGAGATGGAAGGACGGCAGGAGGAGATGGGGTCGTACCCTACGGGAATCCTGCTGCGGGACCTGGATTTTCCTTGGCTAGTAGCAGCAACTCGGAGCTCGCTCGGTCACCGGAGCcagagccaccaccatggccgtaaGGCCGTTCGACTAGCCCACAGCTCTCCTAGTTAGCAGCGCAGGCCGAGCGCACCAACAAGGCAAGAATGAACAATGGATTTTATTCCTCCGCGTCGCCGATCTGAACACTGAAAAGAGGAAGGAATTACAACTATTACTGCACCGTACAGGCTcatgccggcgccggcggcgtcggTGGCATCGACAGGGGCGGATGAGGCGTACCTAGCACCCTAGCTGCATGGATCTTCCTTGGAGGACGGCCAGCCGGCCGAAAGGCCGCGGAGTAGCTGGGCTGTGGCGGCGGCG encodes:
- the LOC124655767 gene encoding putative disease resistance protein RGA1, with product MSISRAIGLISGINECVNLFQWAASSISSLRSRLSATQEKNIQDEVSHLQRSLQRLRDTLPAMYGLIDRAEWRSHTNCVAELLPILKDAVYDADDILDEFRWHELNVTGQGNTTHSAFADFYKTTIQGSFNKVNDIQERLNDISCRLNQIPGLHEVTPGFDKSVRPDTISSTSKEMFGRDRDLKQVMGLLGIPQNNRRAHPKRKRASTTANGSTSTPASNQVSNESRVQAIPVLPIVGMGGIGKTTLAQHICNHRQVKSYFDLIIWICADDFDVKRLTNDVIQSSTGKQANVDHLDSLQHALFENLSNKRFLIVVDDVWDDALKENGQRWEKFCAPFRNVVHGSMMLVTTRSPEVADGVRTMEPFLLDGLTDGVLWDFLKLCAFGSKTSNSSPDLERIGRSILSKLKGSPLAAITLGRLLRMNLDTSHWKNILESELWELKQKETDILPALRLSYMYLPFHLKRCFSFCSVYPKDHKFEKDRLAEIWAAEGFVEPQGDTPLIDIASQYFQDLFNRGTEVFEVLQPSTSLEHLFISSYPGVSLPSWFQPQNFPRLATHDSINGTLSSLRDLTISRCGNISLEYFLDPASVPAIRKIKFHGCTGLVSLPVSWFYLEELEVVNCLNICSQRLVAPYLKSLEVFNSGNLAHNMDCCSLTYFSFSGDCDTITLSACLEELCISDCRYLTSIRTGGIGVFPSLVSITVSGCVKLPTLDGFLTADLPAVEKITISECPELLSLPSERFGSFHSLKVFEVKRCRQVNWQRGLVLPSSLQELSFNDCGDISIVFPSCLQNLAFLVSLGIHDCQGIRSIPGNVWQSNLLSLKRLTIIHCPNLESIGGKEAIAKIEYVEVALCLKMEDILGIPPS